A section of the Elizabethkingia anophelis R26 genome encodes:
- a CDS encoding diacylglycerol kinase, producing the protein MRKPSLHKSFGNAFRGIFFLLKNERNFQIEVLGLLVNLFLIVFLKLERLEIALILMASFFVLVTEALNTCVEKICDFVHPEYNQYIGIIKDIAAGAVVIAVLAAVLTGIYVYIPYIMDFAS; encoded by the coding sequence ATGCGTAAACCTTCTCTACATAAAAGTTTTGGTAACGCTTTCAGAGGAATTTTCTTTTTACTCAAAAATGAAAGAAATTTTCAGATTGAAGTATTAGGGCTTTTGGTTAACCTGTTTCTTATTGTTTTTCTAAAGTTAGAAAGACTGGAAATAGCACTTATATTGATGGCTTCATTCTTCGTTCTGGTTACTGAAGCTCTAAATACGTGTGTAGAGAAAATATGTGATTTTGTCCACCCTGAATACAATCAGTATATAGGTATCATAAAAGATATAGCCGCCGGAGCTGTTGTAATAGCAGTTCTTGCGGCTGTTTTAACAGGCATTTATGTTTATATACCTTATATAATGGATTTTGCATCCTGA
- a CDS encoding patatin-like phospholipase family protein, which produces MDYRTGLVLSGGGTKGIAHAGVLKFLEEKQIKVDVISGTSAGALVGALYAYGKSPEDILAFFQSVHFFNWKHLVFNKPGIVSSDIFRIYLEPIFGNSKIKESRIPLLLTATDLGTGTLHVFDEDTEVIDAIISSAAIPGVATPYSINEEIYCDGGIINNFPADLLNNKVEKMIGVYLSPMEKLNQNKIKSIRSVTERALEILLYRSEQHKFELCDWFIPLNKLSSYGRFETKKQRTQEIFDIGYISAQDTFADSLFYQDAKSII; this is translated from the coding sequence ATGGATTACAGAACAGGGCTCGTACTTTCAGGAGGCGGAACTAAAGGCATTGCACATGCAGGAGTATTGAAGTTTCTGGAAGAGAAGCAAATAAAAGTAGATGTTATTTCTGGTACATCGGCAGGAGCATTGGTTGGAGCATTATATGCATATGGAAAGTCACCGGAAGATATTCTGGCCTTTTTTCAGTCTGTTCATTTTTTCAACTGGAAACATCTGGTATTTAATAAGCCGGGTATTGTTAGTTCAGATATTTTCAGAATTTATCTGGAGCCAATATTTGGAAATTCAAAAATAAAGGAAAGCCGAATTCCGTTGCTACTTACAGCTACAGACCTGGGAACAGGAACTTTACATGTGTTTGATGAGGATACAGAAGTAATAGATGCTATTATTTCTTCTGCTGCAATTCCGGGAGTTGCCACTCCCTATAGTATTAATGAAGAGATCTATTGCGACGGAGGTATTATCAATAATTTCCCTGCAGATTTATTAAACAATAAGGTTGAGAAAATGATTGGTGTATATCTTTCTCCTATGGAAAAACTTAATCAGAATAAAATAAAGAGTATCCGATCGGTTACTGAGCGGGCTTTAGAAATATTATTATACAGATCGGAGCAGCATAAGTTTGAATTGTGCGACTGGTTTATTCCTTTAAATAAACTAAGCAGCTACGGACGGTTTGAAACCAAAAAGCAGCGAACGCAGGAGATATTTGATATTGGCTATATCTCTGCACAGGATACCTTTGCAGATAGTCTGTTCTATCAGGATGCAAAATCCATTATATAA
- the lpdA gene encoding dihydrolipoyl dehydrogenase: protein MNYDIIVIGSGPGGYVTAIRASQLGFKTAIIEKENLGGICLNWGCIPTKALLKSAQVFKYIEHAEEYGLNKVEPSFEFPNIIQRSRGVANKMSKGIEFLMKKNKIDVILGTAKVLPGKKVEVTDAEGKKQTYAGQNIIIATGARSRELPNLPQDGKKVIGYRQALSLPEQPKSMIVVGSGAIGVEFAYFYSSLGTKVTVVEFLPNIVPLEDEEVSKHLEKSLKKAGIEVMTNSSVESVDTTGEGVKAKVKTAKGEVILEADVVLSAVGIQANIENIGLEEVGIKTDKGRVLVNEWYQTNVPGYYAIGDIIPTQALAHVASAEGITCVEKIKGMHVDKIDYGNIPGCTYCLPEIASVGLTEKQAKEKGYEIKVGKFPFSASGKATANGDTDGFVKVIFDAKYGEWLGCHMIGTGVTEMVAEAVVARRLETTGHEIIKSIHPHPTLSEAIMEAVAAAYGEVIHI from the coding sequence ATGAATTACGATATTATTGTTATAGGAAGTGGACCTGGTGGTTATGTTACTGCAATCAGAGCTTCCCAATTGGGTTTCAAAACTGCAATTATAGAGAAAGAGAATCTTGGTGGTATCTGCCTTAACTGGGGTTGTATTCCAACAAAAGCTTTATTGAAGTCTGCACAGGTTTTCAAATATATAGAACATGCTGAGGAATATGGTCTTAACAAAGTAGAGCCTAGTTTTGAATTCCCGAATATCATCCAGAGAAGCCGTGGCGTTGCTAATAAAATGAGCAAGGGTATCGAATTCTTGATGAAGAAAAACAAAATCGATGTAATCTTAGGTACTGCAAAGGTATTACCAGGCAAGAAAGTAGAAGTTACTGATGCTGAAGGTAAAAAACAAACTTATGCAGGTCAGAATATCATTATCGCAACTGGTGCACGTTCCCGTGAATTGCCAAACCTTCCGCAGGATGGTAAAAAAGTAATTGGTTACCGTCAGGCACTAAGCTTACCAGAGCAGCCAAAATCTATGATTGTTGTAGGTTCAGGAGCTATCGGTGTTGAGTTTGCTTACTTCTATTCAAGTTTAGGAACTAAAGTTACTGTAGTAGAATTCTTACCAAACATCGTTCCTTTGGAAGATGAGGAAGTATCTAAGCACTTAGAGAAATCCTTGAAAAAAGCAGGAATTGAGGTAATGACAAATTCTTCTGTTGAAAGTGTAGATACTACAGGTGAAGGTGTAAAAGCTAAAGTAAAAACGGCTAAAGGTGAAGTTATCCTTGAAGCAGATGTTGTACTTTCTGCAGTTGGTATCCAGGCAAATATTGAAAATATCGGACTTGAAGAAGTTGGTATTAAAACAGATAAAGGAAGAGTTTTAGTAAACGAATGGTATCAGACAAATGTACCGGGTTACTATGCAATTGGAGATATTATCCCTACTCAGGCATTAGCTCACGTAGCATCTGCTGAAGGTATTACTTGTGTTGAGAAAATCAAAGGAATGCATGTAGATAAAATTGACTACGGCAATATCCCTGGTTGTACTTACTGTCTTCCTGAAATTGCATCTGTTGGTTTAACAGAAAAGCAGGCTAAAGAAAAAGGTTACGAAATAAAAGTAGGTAAATTCCCGTTCTCTGCTAGTGGTAAAGCTACAGCAAATGGTGATACTGATGGTTTTGTAAAGGTAATTTTCGATGCGAAATACGGCGAATGGTTAGGCTGTCATATGATTGGTACAGGGGTAACTGAAATGGTAGCTGAAGCTGTAGTAGCAAGAAGATTAGAAACTACAGGTCATGAGATCATTAAATCTATCCATCCGCACCCAACATTATCTGAAGCAATAATGGAAGCGGTAGCAGCTGCTTATGGAGAAGTAATTCACATATAA